The sequence below is a genomic window from Lolium perenne isolate Kyuss_39 chromosome 4, Kyuss_2.0, whole genome shotgun sequence.
TTAACTTGTTTCCAGTTCATTCCTGGAAGTGTTCGATTGAACATGTCTTATGGAGGCTTGAAATTACATTTATCTTTGTATGGTGCAGCATGTGTTGGATTCCAGCGCACCTGATCTTGCGGAGCATCGTTCTACTGTTCTGCAAGTACTGCAGCAGATTGGTGTTTCACAGGATAAGATCAACAATATGATTGAAGTCTGGAATAAGGTGCCTATCGAAATTTGAGTTGGTTTTAACACTTAATGTTAAACATGGTTCCCTGGTAACTTCTAGTTTATATGGATTGTGATATATTTTTTCAATGGGAAATTTTCAGATTGATCTTGTGGATAAAACTGCCTTAACTGATGGGGTTGAAGATAAGATCTTTCTCACTGAAGGTGAAGAGGAGGAAGACTTATTTTCTGAAAATGACGTGCCATCAGAACAATCCTCTTTTGATTCCTTGGATGATACAGTGGATTCAGAGTCTTTATCAGAAGAAAATTGTGAAAATGATGGTGACAAAATGACATCTGAAGAGCCATTTACTGAGCCTATTGAGGTGAAAGCAATGAACTCTGAACTAGTACCGAAAGAGTGTTTTAGAGAGCCTAATGGACCTGAAGCTATAAGTACTATTGGTAGCAGTTTGACACAGCCAGAATCCACTTGTCATGTGAAAACTTCAGCTGTGACTGGGACAGGATTGCAAGAGTTGCTGCAATTGATTGATAGGAAACTAAGCGGACAGGAAACGGTTGTGCAGAGAAGCGATGGGATTTTTGATAGAAAATGGAGACCTTCTATGGATAGTGAAAAGGCTGCAGAACAATAGGTATGTTGTGCTTTATTTTTCTGAAGCTGATGTTAGTAACATGTGAATTTTCAAGTTTGCATGCTGTAGATATGCAGATCATTGAATGCTTTTTGATATGCAATTATACATGATGTATATCGTTTAAACAGAAGAAACCTGTGTTCAATAAATAGGATGAGTGGCACTTGGATACTTTTCCAGTACAATATTCAACCATGTTTTTTTCAAAATTTAAGGATCTTTCTCTCTTTTACCCTGATTTATATTCCCGCTCTCATCAATATTCGTGAGCTATAAGACATTCACAACATGAATGGCATGGTTATTTTGATCTATTTGCGTTTTAATCTCTTTGTTCCTGTTCAAGTCCAGAATACAGCTCATAGAAATAAATGGGAGAATTTGTATATCTCTATTTACGTTGTAAGATAGTATGGTTTGACTTGCCTTGGTCTCAAACAATATGACGTTGATAACCAAGATCTcttaagatgtaatactactaaTAACTTCAAATCGTGATCATATGAGAACAATTTCGAAGATGAATCTTATTATACCACCTTCATAAGGTTCACCCATATATAGTGTTACTCTAAAAGTATATATTGTTAAATAAGGTACAGTACTAAAAACAAATGTTTTGTTTCAAACTTAGAAGCAATCAATGAGGCATGATCTAGAGCAGTATCTTGCCTCCAGGACCATGTGCTCCACTTTTTTTTCCAAGTGCACAGGGTGCAAgaattgccccccccccccccccccccccaaaaaaaaaaaaaatcctaagTGTACAAAAGGACTTTTGGATGTTCCTTGTTTCTTTTTTTAACATGGAAAACATTCTTTTCACTCGGGAGCACACCTTTCATTTTCCAGCACAAGCCACCTTTACGATGTAACACACTTAGTTCCAAGTTTGACTTTTAACAGTGCAACCATCTTTAGATTATACATCCACATTTCTGGAaaaaaacattttcatatggtgccCTGACTGCATCCGGATTGAGGAGTTGATATGTTATCTGCTACTCAGTATACACGCATTCTGGGACTCCCTCCGTTCATAAAAAGATGTtggagatttgtctaaatttggacaCTATCTATGAGAAACGCTATTTGATACCCAAGGTGCAGAACAATTATTTTGCACCCAACAATTATTGCGTTGTTACATTCATAAAATTATGTTTTGTTCACAAATAATTATGTTCATATTGACTCACAACAACAAAGATCGACATATAAACACACTCTATGAGTTATTACATTgtaaaaaacaccaaaaatatgaaTTTTATGACATATTTTTGTACGTCACGTaaacagaaaattatgccaaatgTAATTTTTCTTACGTTCTACTCAACTTCTAAAGTTAGACAAAATTTACGTGACGTAAAAATTATTAAcggttgtaaaaatacaatgtgggTGTAGAATAACTATTTTGGAGGTCAAATTGTAGCGCGCCTCCACTATCTATACAGTAAATAGTGTCATAAATTTAGTAAAACTAAATTAAGAATACATAATATTAAGTGCAAACATAGGCTCAGTAGTCTACATCTTGTTCATTTCTTAGGCTGTATAGTCGGATTGTGCTTCAGTGACTTTGTCAGcccacaaagtcactgactttgtgtcacttacaagtgtgacccacttgtaagtgacacaaagtcagtgactttgtgggCTGACAAAGTCACTGAAGCACAATCCTGTATAGTCATGTCAGCTGTGTTTTTGACCCTTGTAGCGCGTGCTGGAAGCCTGGGACCAGGAGCAGTGAAATGTCCTTGTGCTTTCTGTAGAACTGAAGAGATTGAAGTACACATGGCTGTCCATTTCACATGAAGAAGTCAATGTGACTACACAAGTACAGTGTACTTTGACTGGTGACTGCAGTCTTGTCATTCATCGCCCAAGAAGCAACATACGTGTGTCCTCTAAGATCTTGCCTACGAGGCTATGGTCTGTTGCACAGCAGACTAGGGAAGACCGTTGAGGATGGAGAGGCTTGGGTCATGTAACATCACTGCCTGCTGCTCGACAAATAGCACATTATTTTACTGTTCTAAAAGATAAAATAGTTAGAAGTGTATCACTCGTGGGGATCCTGCTTCCCCCGATTTCTGTGTTACAAAAAATGCACAATTTTCATGTTGTATACTACCGCAGAAGAGGTGAAAATGATAAATCTTCATGCACAAGTCACTAGCACTATTTAAAAAATGCTGTGCGCAAGCGTACTTGATTAATTTCGGTTATGTAACATTCTAAGTAGACGTTACTTAGAAGGTTACAATCAATATACTTTTGATGATATGAATTACTGCGCTGCTAACTGAACCCAAAAATAATTTACTATCAAATTCATTTGATGATAGGTACTGCAGTGCTAACTGAAGCAAAATAATTGTACAAGCAATTATTTGATGATCTTTAACTGTACCATAATAAACGACAGTTTTTTTCAGTATTTCAGGCATGTCCAAAAGTACAAATCCAACCAATGAGAATTTATAAGAATCCATTTGATTATTGGTATTAGAGCACCCCTAACTGAGCCACACAAAAAAACGTCTACAAGCAATTCAGTTGATTATGAATACTAATCAGATGATATAAATCCATTTACTACTATTTGAAACATATCCAGAGTACAACTCAGTATTAGAACATTTGTTTGCTCTCACTATTTCAAGCCTAACCAAAAGTAAAACATCCAAAGGGCTACATTGCCATTTTCTTCTCACTGACACAACCAAAACACACTACAGTAATCAGCAACAAACAACCGAACACTTAATCGCTTATCGCCGGAGCCTTGACGAAATCCTTGAGCACCGGCGGCCAGGCCACCATCTGGAACGGGAACACATCGCCAAGGGGCCGGTACTCATCGTCGTTGAGCCACAGCCTCTCCATCTTCAGCGTGTTGAGGTCAAGCGAGACCACCGTGTCAGCCATGATGAAGAAGAGAGTACCGGTGCCCTGGCAGAACGCGGCGAAGCTGACAAGCTTGCAGCCGTGAAGCTGGTCGGCGATCTTGGCCGAGAGCTTCATGCCGTGGAGGTCCCCGACCGCGGCCGGGGTCATCAGCGGCCGCAGCGCCACCGGCTCCTGCGGCGTCCACTTGCCCGGCGCGTCCATCACCCATTTCGCCAGAATGAGCGGCTCCCGGATGACGAAGAAGCAGAGTCGCCCGTCGTCCGACTGGGCGATCCAGTTGTTGCCGGTGTAGAGGAGCATCCCGGCGTTGGGCAGCGGCAGCGCGGCGAGCGTCATCTTGGTGGTGTTGACGGCCATGATGTACTTGTCGTCGCACTGCAGGCGGTAGACGGTGTCGCCGACCACGACGGACGGGCCTTGGTGCGGGACGAGGAGCCGCTTGAGCGCGCCCGTGGCGGCCTcccaggcggaggaggacgaggagtagATGAGGACGTAGAAGTTGGGCGCGGTGACGCCGAAGAGCACGACGACGACGCGGAAGTGGGGGCCTTCGCCTGGGATGAGGGTGCAGCAGGACACCTTGTGGCCGACGGAGGGCAGCGGCGGCAGGCGCGCGAAGGTTTTGTGGAGCGGGTCGCAGACGAGGAGCTTGAGGCTGGTGGCGGACCCGGCGCCGAGCTCgcgcaggaggaggcggcggccgcggGTGTCGACGAGGATGGCGCCGCAGGTGGGGGCGACcgggaggaagcggaggtcgaggGCGACGCCGGCCGTGGGGACGAATGGGGGCAGCGCGGACGGGCCGTGGTTGCGGAAGAAGCCGAAGTGGCGCGGCGGGGCCGGGAGGGCGGCGGCGCCCGCGCGGGAGGCCACGCGCCGCCAGCGCCGGCTCACCGCCGCGCAGCGGAGGATGCCTGTAGGCGGCGGCAGGCGGTTGAAGACCTCGAGCAGCATGTCGTCGGGGAGGGCGGACGATGTGTCCGCTTCCTTGTCGGTGCGCGGCGCAGCCTCATCCAGCCGCGGACGCGTGCGGCGCGTTGAGTCGAAGCGTCCCGGCGAGGAGCGGGAGCGCGCGCGCCGGACGACCACGGCGGAAGGCATGGCCGGAAAACAGCCGGTCGGATCGGCTGGGGGTGGTAGGCAATCTGGCAATGCCGAGTAgtgctggcggcggcggtggggaagAATGGGGCGGCGGGAGATGGGGAAGGGGCAGCAGGGATGTTTGATTTTTAAGGGAGGCGAGGAGGCGGCAGCGTGATTTTGGGGCGGCGTTTGAGTTTTTCGGCCGCGGGGGCGGGGAGCGAGGAGGCGCCTCGCCTTTTGGGGGTTTCCCTCCCTCCCGTGCGCCGCCGCGCGGTCGCGTCCTTTTGGCCAGTTTTTGGCAACTTGCCGCG
It includes:
- the LOC127293057 gene encoding uncharacterized protein; protein product: MPSAVVVRRARSRSSPGRFDSTRRTRPRLDEAAPRTDKEADTSSALPDDMLLEVFNRLPPPTGILRCAAVSRRWRRVASRAGAAALPAPPRHFGFFRNHGPSALPPFVPTAGVALDLRFLPVAPTCGAILVDTRGRRLLLRELGAGSATSLKLLVCDPLHKTFARLPPLPSVGHKVSCCTLIPGEGPHFRVVVVLFGVTAPNFYVLIYSSSSSAWEAATGALKRLLVPHQGPSVVVGDTVYRLQCDDKYIMAVNTTKMTLAALPLPNAGMLLYTGNNWIAQSDDGRLCFFVIREPLILAKWVMDAPGKWTPQEPVALRPLMTPAAVGDLHGMKLSAKIADQLHGCKLVSFAAFCQGTGTLFFIMADTVVSLDLNTLKMERLWLNDDEYRPLGDVFPFQMVAWPPVLKDFVKAPAISD